From the Bombus huntii isolate Logan2020A chromosome 4, iyBomHunt1.1, whole genome shotgun sequence genome, the window GGAAGACAAAACTCTTCAAATGCAGGTTTCACAAAATTCATGTATTGATTCAATACATAATCTAAATcccttcctctttcttttatGTCTCTTGGTACTGTAAAAGTTGAAAGTATTCattcataatatttacatatgcaACTCTAAAAGAGGAAACATGACAAATGCTTTATATTATTACCTCTTCTAGCTAATCTAGTATCTGAATCAGTATCCACAAATAGTTTCATATGAAATAAGTCTCGTATTTTAGGGAAATAAAACACTAAAATGCCTTCAAACAGAACTACATCAGCAGGATAAATTGTTGTAATTTGATCTTTCACTCTAAAATCCCacaaaaaatgattaattttatttttattagtaaTTTATGTCactaaaattgttttaaataatacgtACAAACTGTTTGTTCTATAATCATAGGCTGGTATTTCACATTTTACTCCAGCTAGTATGTCTTGTAATGTTTGAAGAATCAAATCATTATCAAATGCGTCAGGGTGATCGAAATTATATTGACCTTTTTCTGCTTTAAGTTTTTCGGCTGACGATAAATCTCGATAAAAACTATCTTGTGAAATACAAACTACTTGTCGTTGCATGTGATCCATGTCTACTTGCCctaatttttccattatacgCTTGCACACGGTTGACTGAAAGGACGAAAAACATTGTTTTCATTAGCTCTTCGATCGGAAAATTAATCAAAGATCTTATAATTTTCAAGTACACGTTTTTTTTAGAGGTTAAGTTAGACCGAAAATATATCTTgcacaaattatttaaatataacttAGATATTTCGGAAACACAAAATGATACATTACTTACTTTTCCACTGGCAGTGCCGCCTGAAACTCCAATTAGAAAAGGtgttttgctttctataccaTTTAATTTTCCGTTAATACCAAAAGACATCTTTCGCGAGGTAACAATATTCATCGACATATCTGCCATTGTTAAAGATTTACTTAGACCTTCGGAAACGAAATATAAAGATCTTGAAAATGACACTCAAAAAATGGTTTTACCTATAACACGAATGACTCCAGCAGATGTTAATGGAAGTTGCAGATGTAACATATAGCTTGGTGTAAATCATTAGATCCAACAAGCGCGCGCATCAGCAAGCGATATTTAAATACTATCAAAGAGGAATTTTCTCTCTGATGctatatacatatttgcatGACGtggaaagattaaaaataacCGAACTAagttttttataatttaagttacctattataatttaaatttagtatTTGACTTAATTATTTTAGTATATACATTAATATTGGATTTCTATcctttacaatatttttcattctctaAATATAATTCGAAGGACTACAATTGATTTcactaaaaatatttcattaaatttgttttcatAGCCTTAATTATgtgtttaaattatttttttcattgataaagcaaataaataaaaaagtaagtcttcattttatttttgttaataaatcaTAGTTTGTActgttattataatttcatataaaGAATCACACTTCAATAAAAAAGACAACGGTACTTGTTACGTTTTTAAATtagttataatataatgtagaaATCTCTAGAATATTAGAGATAACATATAACTTTATCTTAACAAGTTTTATCGTAGTATTGTAGTATCGTTTTATCAAGTAGTATCGTATATTATTAACAAACGTTTGATCGTAAAGTTCTGAAACAAAAAACAACAAGTTTTTTGACTGTCGAAATGGAGAGTTACGAAATTTTGAAGATAAGAAGAAGGCATCGATGGTGTCGTCATGTCGTGACTGATACGATACATGTCGTATTTGCACAACTGAATGTAGATATTGGGAAACTGAGAATTTCAATACGCTAACTAGTGACAGAAAATTAATCTGCTGAGAGTAAGTCGAATATCCACATGGTCACCAATGGTTAAATTTGACATGTACATACATTTGTGAAAAACGAATGTTTTTAAACTTGTTTTAATGCTTTTAAATTATTCAGTATAATAAGAatcatataattatttaagcAGTTACAAAAATTTACGTAATAGAATTTTCTCTTGGGaaagataaaagtaaaatatattgctATATGCAAAGAAAAAATGTGATTATAGCGGGAGAGGCAGTATACATGACCTCGTGACTTCATACTCATACCACTGTAGACTGTAGACGTACAGATTGTAGATAAACGGAGGTGGGGGACAAATAATGGAACAGAATTCATCAATGAATGAAATTCATGTTAAACAGGGGGAGTTTCCTGATATAAACTTTGTACGAAGTAGATATTATGGTAGATAATTATGTAAGAAATGATTTTGTACTTCtgctttatttattaaaaagataaaGTAATGTGGGATAAACTTATCAAACGTTATGTTTGTGTAGCAAGTTATGAGGTAACTTTCTATGCTTAATACATGTATTTGAAGTTATAgtgaattttctatttgtctAATATTCAATTATGgaacaaattaataatattcttcgcgatgataatttatataaggtataatataaattgttatttgattgataaaatattcaaaaattgaGTGAGAACAAAGGAGTAAATtgtgcatatatgtatgtttattaggattatttattttaaaaatatctactTACAGGCTGCTATACAAGCATTACATGGTTTACAAAGCAatagtaattatttaaaattagtGACAAAAGATAGTTCACAAGCAAATGCTGTTCGTAACTTGCCTgatacaaagaaatatttaatccgGTAATGATCTCCTTTTTATGTtgcattaaataaaaaatatgtatcttAAACATCAAAACAATTTGCTAACGTAACTTTTACAGGTCTGGTATTACGCTTGAAAAATTAGATACTTTGTCAGTTATACATATAGCAGGTACAAAAGGAAAGGGTTCCACTTGCGCATATACAGAAGCTATTTTACGTGAACATGGTTTTAAAACAGGATTCTTTAGTTCTCCACATTTAGTTAATGCAAGAGAACGTATAAGAATAAGTGGGCAACCAATAAGCAAAATACAGTTTACTCAGAACTTTTggaaaatatataagaaaCTGGAAGATACAAAAGAACATGAATCTGATATGCctacatattttaaatttctgaCAATTCTCAtgtttaatacatttttagatGAACATGTTGATGTTGCTATAATTGAAGTTGGAATTGGAGGTTTATATGAttgtacaaatattataaGAAATCCTGTATGTGTAGGCATAACTAGTTTAGGATTAGATCATACTTCTTTACTGGGAAATACTGTTGAAGACATAGCTTATCAAAAATCTGGAATTTTTAAATCAGGAACTGTTGCTTTTTCTGTTCCACAATTATCTCAAGCAATGCGTATATTGGAAGAACGAGCAATTGAAAGAAATTGTAAGTTACGTGTTATTCCATCTTTTGATGAATATAAGTGGGAAAATCTTTCAcctattttacaaataaaaaataaagttcaGCAACAAAATGCATCTATAGCTATTCAGATGGCTACTGAATGGCTACTGACTAGGAATAAAGTTGCATCTGTATCTATGGACAAGATCGCAATAGCATTGACCTCTTGTAAATGGCCAGGTCGAATGCAAATTTTAAGAAGTAGTATTGgcgatttttttttagatGGTGCACATACCATTGAAAGTATTGAGTGCTGTATTTCATGGTTCAATGATACAAGTAGTGGAAGTAAAGGAAAAAAGgttctaatttttaatacatctGGTACTCGAGATCCAATACAACTATTAATACCATTAAGatctttacatttttataaagcATACTTTGTACCAAATCTTGTAGGAATTAAAAGTTTAGACAATGAAATGAATAGCTCATCGACAGatgaacaaaaaataaaatgtgaaataaatt encodes:
- the LOC126865283 gene encoding uridine-cytidine kinase isoform X1; this encodes MLHLQLPLTSAGVIRVIDMSMNIVTSRKMSFGINGKLNGIESKTPFLIGVSGGTASGKSTVCKRIMEKLGQVDMDHMQRQVVCISQDSFYRDLSSAEKLKAEKGQYNFDHPDAFDNDLILQTLQDILAGVKCEIPAYDYRTNSLVKDQITTIYPADVVLFEGILVFYFPKIRDLFHMKLFVDTDSDTRLARRVPRDIKERGRDLDYVLNQYMNFVKPAFEEFCLPTKKFADVIIPRGADNTVAIDLIVHHIWDILRLKKAENSSRQHPYIHQHRRTSTSSDTFSR
- the LOC126865283 gene encoding uridine-cytidine kinase isoform X2, whose product is MLHLQLPLTSAGVIRVIDMSMNIVTSRKMSFGINGKLNGIESKTPFLIGVSGGTASGKSTVCKRIMEKLGQVDMDHMQRQVVCISQDSFYRDLSSAEKLKAEKGQYNFDHPDAFDNDLILQTLQDILAGVKCEIPAYDYRTNSLVKDQITTIYPADVVLFEGILVFYFPKIRDLFHMKLFVDTDSDTRLARRVPRDIKERGRDLDYVLNQYMNFVKPAFEEFCLPTKKFADVIIPRGADNTVAIDLIVQHIRDFLSNRGRDTVQPENSINRTDKLSKRPH
- the LOC126865280 gene encoding folylpolyglutamate synthase, mitochondrial isoform X1, with protein sequence MWDKLIKRYVCVASYEAAIQALHGLQSNSNYLKLVTKDSSQANAVRNLPDTKKYLIRSGITLEKLDTLSVIHIAGTKGKGSTCAYTEAILREHGFKTGFFSSPHLVNARERIRISGQPISKIQFTQNFWKIYKKLEDTKEHESDMPTYFKFLTILMFNTFLDEHVDVAIIEVGIGGLYDCTNIIRNPVCVGITSLGLDHTSLLGNTVEDIAYQKSGIFKSGTVAFSVPQLSQAMRILEERAIERNCKLRVIPSFDEYKWENLSPILQIKNKVQQQNASIAIQMATEWLLTRNKVASVSMDKIAIALTSCKWPGRMQILRSSIGDFFLDGAHTIESIECCISWFNDTSSGSKGKKVLIFNTSGTRDPIQLLIPLRSLHFYKAYFVPNLVGIKSLDNEMNSSSTDEQKIKCEINSKIWGMNSVVANNVLEVLEDIKKNLVQKNNCERYQILVTGSLHLIGAVLAILDPNLTMNTEF
- the LOC126865280 gene encoding folylpolyglutamate synthase, mitochondrial isoform X2, with the protein product MEQINNILRDDNLYKAAIQALHGLQSNSNYLKLVTKDSSQANAVRNLPDTKKYLIRSGITLEKLDTLSVIHIAGTKGKGSTCAYTEAILREHGFKTGFFSSPHLVNARERIRISGQPISKIQFTQNFWKIYKKLEDTKEHESDMPTYFKFLTILMFNTFLDEHVDVAIIEVGIGGLYDCTNIIRNPVCVGITSLGLDHTSLLGNTVEDIAYQKSGIFKSGTVAFSVPQLSQAMRILEERAIERNCKLRVIPSFDEYKWENLSPILQIKNKVQQQNASIAIQMATEWLLTRNKVASVSMDKIAIALTSCKWPGRMQILRSSIGDFFLDGAHTIESIECCISWFNDTSSGSKGKKVLIFNTSGTRDPIQLLIPLRSLHFYKAYFVPNLVGIKSLDNEMNSSSTDEQKIKCEINSKIWGMNSVVANNVLEVLEDIKKNLVQKNNCERYQILVTGSLHLIGAVLAILDPNLTMNTEF